The following is a genomic window from Parabacteroides johnsonii DSM 18315.
ATTTATGCGTCGATAATAAATCATAAATCATAAATCCTTCACCCTCTCTCCGGTCCTTTCTTAATGGCCTTCACCATAATGCCTATCTCGGCAATAAGCAAGACGGTAAAGAGGAATAGGAAGACAAAGAACGTTGTCTGTACCGACGAAGTTGCCAGCTTGGAGACGGATGCGCTTGTCGGCAGGATGTCTTGGATAGCCCAGGGCTGACGTCCCACTTCAGCGACGATCCAACCCGCCTGTCCGGCGATGTAGGCCAACGGAATCGTCCACAGACTCGCCCATTGCAGCCAGCGGGCATCGGCAAACTTGTTCTTTTTGCTCCAGATCAAAGCAACGATGAATAGCAGAATAAAATATCCGCCCAAGATCACCATGACGCGGAATGAATAAAAAGTGAGGCCGACATGAGGAACCAGGTCGGCAGGATCTTTGATATATCCGTAGCCGAAATAGGCGAAGTTCTCGTCCAACAGAGTACGGGCTTGCCCCGCGGCCACCTGGTCTTTGTCCTTTACCGCCTTACGATAATCGGCAAGAGCTTGAATGGCAATCTGTCCCTTTTCTATCTTCTCGGCGGCAGAAAGGGCTACCGTCCCTTTATTGGTCTCATAGCCACCTTCTATCAGGTTGACGATACCCGGAACATAAGCATCCACATCGCGTTCAGCAAGGAAGGAGAGCAGTTTCGGAATCTTTATATCGAAGATGAAAGGGTTTACATTATCTTTATAACTTGTCTTGTCGGGATTCAACAAACCGATGGCAACCAGACCCGTTCCGTTCCCCCCTTCGTACAAGCCTTCCATAGCGGCCAACTTCATCGGCTGTTTCTGAGCAACCTGATAAGCCGAACCGTCACCCGTCCATAAAATCAGGACAGAAGCGACAAGCCCGAAAAGAGCACCGACCTTGATGCTTTCGAGCGAGAATTTCGTCTCCCGCTTTTTCAACAGATACCAGCTACTGATACCGATCACGAAGACGGCTCCCGTAATCCATCCGGAGAGTACGGTATGGAAGAATTTGTTGATGGCGACAGGCGATAAGGCCACCGCCCAGAAATCAAACATCTCGTTGCGCACAGTGTCCGGATTGAAATGCATACCTACCGGATTTTGCATCCATGCGTTGGCGATCAGAATCCAAAGAGCGGAAAGAGTTGCTCCTATGATCGTCAACCAGGTGGAAGCCAAGTGGAAGCGTTTGCTCACCTTGTCCCAACCGAAAAACATCACGGCTATAAAAGTCGCTTCCATAAAGAATGCCAAGATTCCTTCGATAGCGAGGGGAGCTCCGAAGATGTCTCCTACAAACCAACTGTAGTTAGACCAGTTCGTCCCGAATTCGAATTCGAGGATTAGCCCGGTGGCAACACCGATAGCGAAGTTAATACCAAACAGTTTCATCCAGAATTGTGCTGTCTTTTTCCAGAATTCGTTACCTGTTTTGTAATAGATGGTCTCCATGATGGCCTGTATAACGCCGAGTCCCAATGTCAGGGGCACGAACAGCCAGTGATACATGGCAGTGAGAGCGAATTGCGCTCTTGACCAGTCAATCAAAGAAGTGTCAATGCTTGCGATCATAAATTATATAATTTAAGGAGTAATTGCTCTGCCCGTCAATTCATCCGAAACGTGTTCTGCCTTAGCCGAATCTTCATCAAACTTTCCTAAATAATTAGGAAAGAAAAACAGTTTTAAGATAAAAAATAGAATGAAGAGCTTGACCAATATGATTAGCCACAGCGTTTTACCCAGCTTCATTTCGCGAAATCCTTCCAGATAAAAATGATATATTCGTATGTATATAGGCTCTCTTTTCATATCGGTATCGTACTTTAACAACAAGAGATTGGATGAATAAGTTTTCTTCCTATACAAATATAGGGAAAGCGTCAAAATGTTTTCCCCTAAAAGTATAGATATTATTTATGAAAAAATAGACTTTATCTATAACCTCTGTTAAAAAAAACTATTTTAAAGAAGAAAGCCGAAAGGAAGACTTGCCGTTACTTTCGCATTGGCTATATTTGCGTCAGTTTGTGTTTTTATAAGACGAGAAATCACATCGAATATTATAATTAAGTGCTAATCTATAAAAAATTATTACTATGTCGAACATTTCAAGAAGATCATTTCTTCAAAGAGGAGCCGCAGCTGCTGCAGCTTTCTCTATCGTTCCGGGTTCCATCCTTGGAAAATCTCACGGATATGTAGCTCCGACTGATAAGTTGAACATTGCCGCTGTCGGTATCGGCGGTATGGGTAATGCCAATCTTAAGAATATGGAGAAAACAGAAAATATCGTAGCTCTTTGCGATATCGACTGGAAATATTCAAAAGGCGTATTCGAACGTCATCCGAATGCAAAGAAATATTGGGACTATCGCAAGATGTATGACGAAATGGGTAAATCCATCGACGCCGTACTGATCGCGACAGCTGACCATACTCATGCCATGATCACTGCTGATGCCATGACAATGGGTAAACACGTGTATACACAGAAACCGTTGACTCACTCAGTTTACGAATCTCGTTTGCTGACAAAATTAGCTGCCTCTACAGGTGTTGCCACTCAGATGGGTAACCAGGGTTCTTCAGCTGAAGGTACCGACTTGGTTTGCGAATGGATCTGGAATGGTGAAATCGGTGATGTATATAAGGTAGAATGTGCGACTAACCGTCCTATCTGGCCGCAGGGATTGAACACACCGGAAAAGGCAGACAAAATTCCTTCCACACTGAATTGGGATTTGTTCTCCGGTCCGGCAGAAGTAAAACCATACAACCATATTTATCATCCTTGGAACTGGCGCGGATGGTGGGCTTACGGTACGGGAGCTTTGGGTGACATGGCTTGCCACATCATGCACCAGCCGTTCAAAGCCTTAAAGTTAGGTTATCCGACAAGAGTAGAAGCTTCATCCACTTTGTTGCTCCGCGATTGTGCTCCTAATGCACAACACGTGAAGTTCATTTTCCCGGCTCGTGAAAATATGCCGAAACTTGCCATGCCGGAAGTGGAAGTTCACTGGTATGATGGTGGCATGATGCCGGATCGTCCGAAAGGTTTCCCCGAAGGCAAAGAACTGATGGGTCCTGGTGGTGGTCTGACAATCTTCCACGGAACAAAAGATACGTTGATCTGTGGTTGCTATGGTCAGGAACCGTTCTTGCTGTCCGGTCGTGTGCCTAACGCTCCGAAGGTATGTCGCCGCGTAGCAAACGCCATGAGTGGCGGTCACGAACAAGATTGGATCCGTGCATGTAAAGAAAGCGCATCCAGCCGTGTTCAGACAAAGTCTAACTTCTTGGAAGCCGGTCCGTTCAACGAAATGGTTGTGATGGGTGTATTGGCAGTTCGTTTGCAGGCTCTGAACAAGACACTGGAATGGGACGGCCAGAACATGCAGTTCACCAATATCAAGGACAACGAAGAGATCAAGATCTGTATCAAAGACGGTTTCACGATCAAAGACGGCCATCCTTCGTTTAACAAAGACTGGACAGACCCTGTCAATGCTAAACAGTTTGCAAACGAATTGATCAAGCATAACTATCGTCAGGGCTGGAAGCTGCCTGATATGCCGAGATAATTAGTTTTAAACAAATAAATAGAATGAAAAAGTCAGTATTATTAGCAAGTGCCGCAATTATGATGTGTTATTTCACATCTTGTGGTGGTGGTAAAAAAACAGAAGAAGCTGCTGCTCCTGCAGAAGAGGCAAAGACAGAAGCTGCCGTTCCTGAATACAAACTCATGAACGACCTGCCTACTGTTGATCTGTCTACTTTCCCGAAAGATGCCGATGGCAAAGTCACTTTGTTCGACGGTAAATCTTTCAATGGCTGGAGAGGCTACGACCGTACGGATGTACCCGCTGCCTGGGAAGTGGTAGACGGTACAATCCATATTAAAGGGTCCGGAGCAGGTGAAGCTGGTGCTAAAGATGGTGGCGACTTGGTTTTCGCTCACAAATTCAAAAACTATGAATTTGAATTTGAATGGAAAGTAGGTAAAGGTTCGAACTCCGGCGTACTGTATATGATCCAGGAAGTCGAAGGACAGCCCTCTTATATCTCTGCTCCTGAATATCAGGTACTCGACAATGCAAACCATCCGGATGCCAAGTTGGGTAAAGACGGCAACCGCCAGTCTGCTTCCTTGTATGACATGATCCCGGCTAAGCCTCAGAACTCTAAACCGTTCGGTGAATGGAACAAGGGTAAGATCATGTGCTACAAAGGTACGGTAGTTCACTATCAGAATGACGAACCGGTTGTTGAATATCATTTGTGGACACAGCAGTGGAAAGAAATGTTGGATAACAGCAAATTCAGCAAAGACAAATGGCCGTTGGCTTACGAACTGTTGCTGAATTGCGGTGGTGAAAACAAAGAAGGTTTCATCGGTTTCCAGGATCACGGAGACGATGTTTGGTATCGTAACATCACGATTAAAGAACTTGACTAAGCAAAATCATCCCTTTTATTCTAATAAGAAAGCCCCGGTATCGTTTTTGACGATCTGGGGCTTCTTTCATTTGTCCGATACAGACGGCAGGTTTTATTTTGCCATCACCTTTATGTTGCTATAACTGTTTCCTTCGAAATTGATACGGCCGTTTTTACCATTGTTGACATCGAGGATATAGTTGTTTTTGTTCTTTTGGTTATCGCGGCTATCAAAACCGACCGAGTTCTCGTCTTGGTTACGACGTTGGATATTGAATCCTCCTTGAATCTTGCAATTGCCATATTTCATGTTGTTGGCAACAACACGGAAGGAGGCGTTCACGTCGATATAAATGTTCAAGTTACCGTAACTGGCATCCACATTGACTTTGTCGAAGTTGCTGGCAAGGTCCTTGATGGTAAGCGTGCTGTAGCTCAGTTCATCGACGTTGATACCTTGTTTCAGCTCGTCGATCTTACAATTCCCGTATTTCAGTTCCATATAGCCGTTGTCCAGCCTGTTGATATGGATGTCGCCATATTTGGCTTCAGTGTTCATCTTCAGGACATTTCCAAGATTGAGGTTGGAGTACTTGCTATCGATATTCAGTTGTGAACCGTTGCCGACTTTGGCTTTGCTGCAATAGGCCAGGTCCAAGTTCGCGTTACCGACATCGGCGATCTCCATATTGCCATATTGCACGTCGATGTTGAGAGGCCCCGTGAAATTCCCTCCATTGAGATTACCGTATTTGACATACAGGCTGCATTTTCCCTTATTGTTTTCCGGCATGATGATATTACCGTACTTCTGTGTCAGATCGCAGGTCAGTTCAGCCGGCATATTGACATAGTAGTTGATTGTAAACGATTGGTTGCCCCCGTTATTCCCGTTTTGCGACCTCAGGCTGGTAACGGCAGAAACCGTATTGCCCATCTTTTCCATCCGTATGTTGACACGGTCGATGATGTCCTGTGCCTTTTCCTCGTTGCGGGCTTTCGCCTCTATCACGACACGGATGGAAACTTCGCTTTTGCTCCAGTGCGTAACCGTAATATTCCCGTAACGGTTGTCTACTTGCAAGATGTCGTTTTTACCGACATTGAAGCTTTTGTTGATTTCCTTTTTCTTGATGCTTTCCTGTTTGGCAGCCCAACCGGATACGCTGCAAAACAAAACCAGGAGCATCAACAGGCCGGCCCGTAAAAAGCAGGATTGTCCCTTCTCGGTGTGTTGATAAGCTGTTTTCATGTGTTGATAAATTGTTTTATGTGTTGATTAACGTGTTTATTGTTTACTATTCCTGTTGAAATCTTCCATACTCTCCATCTGTTTCAACATGATGTTGAGACTTTCCAAGCTGGTGCTGTAATGCAAGTTCATGGCATAGAGACCGGCATTGGAGCAAGGAAGGGTCGGAAGGACTGTTTCTTCAAACATATAATTGTCAGTCAGGACACGTTTAGTTTCTTTCAAGAGTTCCTCCGTCCCCGGAATCCGTTGCTGTTTGTACATCACCTGCATCTGCGAGATGATGTCGCTCATCTGCATATTGTAGTAGAGACGAAGTTCTTCTATCTCCTCCTTCACTTCGCAGGTAGGCTGGCCTGTGGCTACCTGTCCGGGCTGCGTATGCAAAGGTGTTCCACCCGGCAGCTTGAAGAGAAACAGTAGGGCGATGCAAGCTGCCGCAGCAAAAGCACAAAGGCTATATAACATAGCCCGGCTCTTGCGCGGAACAGCCAGCTTCTGCTCGAAGCGTTCGAAGTGGCCTTCAGGTAACAGGTCATCTTCAAAGGCTTCCCGGTTCGTGTCTATGAAATTTTTCAGTTTATCCATTTTCTTTATTTGCTGCTATTATATCCAACAATTTGCGCTTTGCCCTGAGATACTGGCTGCGCACACTCGGCGGCTGGATCTTCAGGATGGAGGCAATCTCTTCCATATCATATCCCTCAAAGAGGTAAAGCGAGAGGATCACGCGATAGCCGGCCGGCAATTTCTTACAGGCCTCTTTCACTTGGGCAACCGAATAACGGATTTCCTCCTCGTCCGGCCCGTCGTCGTCGGGTTCGGTGTAGTTATCCGAGAGTTCTTCCCAGTCGGGTGTCTGTCGGCGCACGTAATCAATGGCTGTATGGACGGCTATACGGTGCATCCATGCTTCGAAACACTGTCCATCCTGATACTGGTCCAGACGGGTGAATATTTTCAGGAAAGCATCCTGCATCGCTTCCTCCGCCTCTGACGTGTTACCGACAATACGCAGGCAGGCGACATACAACCGCCCTGCGAATTGCTTGTAAAGGGCAAGCTGTGCGGTCCGGTTACCACGTCGGCACCCCTCGATCAGATGTGCATTTGTTTCTTCCATTTTCATATATATAAACGAAGGTGAACGGAGGAACGTTGCATCTTTCCGGAAAGAAAAGCAAAAAAAGATAGCACATTTCCGGAAAAAGCCTATAACTTCTGAAGAAAAAGGGGGTGTGTCAAATATCGGTATTCATGGGATGCAGACGACTCAGTCTGCGTGCTCCGCGTCATCTGCGTCCGGTAATATCAATTTGACACACCCTCCACACAAAAAGAAAGGCATCATCCCGATGCCTCTCTCCCTGAACTAAATGATAAAAATAAAAGTTATGTGGGAAGGTTATTATTCTTCTGTATCTTCCGTATCTTTTGATTTGTAATCCAACTCTACGGTATTATAGTCGTTCGAAACGAAAGATTTATATTTGATCTTCAACTTCACCGTCTTGCCTTCCGTACTCGGCAACTTATCCAGCTTGAAGGAAACCAGGCCGGCCGAAGGTCTGAGGGATGAATCGATATTGCCGTAGGCATTATGACGGAACTCCAATTCATACGGATCGGCACTGTTTGTCTGTACCAAGTTGATGAAATGCTTGACATTGTCGTTATACCCTCTTTGGATATAGAAATCGAACGTGATATATCCGTCTTCGATCCACACACCGCTCTTGGACCAAATGCTACCTCCATTCAAGGCCAGCATGTCCGTCCCATAGTAAGAGTCGTTTTCCGCTCCCAGATCAGGGGCAACCTGTTTTGTCAGAAGAGTGTCCATTCTTAGCAATTGAACAGACTGGTCATAGCCTTCGGTCTTCTTCTCGTCGTTCTTATATATAACGAACGCACGGATTTCTTTCAAATTCTCAGGCATATATGAGTTTGTCGGGAACAGCGTCGTACTGTCGTCGAGCTGCATATAGTAAGAATTATCACTCAATGGCTTTACCGTTACAATCGCCTGGACACTATCTCTCCAAAACTCACTGTAAGCATCGTCATCATCCAAACAAGAATAAAAAACAGTAGAACCTAACAAGATTCCAACCAATAGCATAAAACTTTTCAACGTCTTCATAACATGTATCTAATTTGTTTATTTTTTCTTTCTAAAAAGGAAGATGATAAACACTCTATAAATGCTGCAAAGAAGGCTGATAAAAGATGTTAATGCTTCAGTGATTGATAGATAAGCTCCGCTGTACGGCGGGAAGCGCCAGGTTTTCCAAGCAGACGGATCATCTCGTCGTAGCCGTCGAGCATACGGTTACGGTAAGCAGGATCGTTCAAGACACGCCCCAACTCGTCATGTATCTGGCTGTATGAAAATCGGACACCAAACAATTCCTGCACCACTTCGCGACCGGCTATCAAGTTAACCAGCGAAATATATTTGGTATGAAAGAAATGGCGGAAAATAAAACTTGCCACCCGGCCGGCCGCAACATAATAGCAGACGACTTGAGGCACACGGAAAAGCGCTGTTTCAAGCGTAGCCGTCCCTGACGTGACCAGTGCCGCATCACTATGGCTGAGGAGAGGATAGGTCTTGCCGAACACGATCTTGACATCCGCATCACCGATATATTGCTTATAATATCCCAGTTCCAGGCCGGGAGCACCGGCAATTACGGGTTGGTAGCCCGGATAGGCGGCTGCCACCTTCAGCATGGTCGGAAGGTTGTCTTTGATTTCCTGGCGGCGACTACCCGCCAACAGCGCCAGTACGGGACGGCAGTCCAGCCCTTCGTCCTCGCGGAAAGTATCAGGGCCGACCATCTGTTTTTCCCTATAGTAGGCAACCGAATCGACCGAAGGATTACCCACATAGTCCACCGGGTAGTCAAGGCTTCGGAAAAACTCCACTTCGAAAGGCAGAATACAGAACATACGGTCCACATAG
Proteins encoded in this region:
- a CDS encoding cytochrome ubiquinol oxidase subunit I — translated: MIASIDTSLIDWSRAQFALTAMYHWLFVPLTLGLGVIQAIMETIYYKTGNEFWKKTAQFWMKLFGINFAIGVATGLILEFEFGTNWSNYSWFVGDIFGAPLAIEGILAFFMEATFIAVMFFGWDKVSKRFHLASTWLTIIGATLSALWILIANAWMQNPVGMHFNPDTVRNEMFDFWAVALSPVAINKFFHTVLSGWITGAVFVIGISSWYLLKKRETKFSLESIKVGALFGLVASVLILWTGDGSAYQVAQKQPMKLAAMEGLYEGGNGTGLVAIGLLNPDKTSYKDNVNPFIFDIKIPKLLSFLAERDVDAYVPGIVNLIEGGYETNKGTVALSAAEKIEKGQIAIQALADYRKAVKDKDQVAAGQARTLLDENFAYFGYGYIKDPADLVPHVGLTFYSFRVMVILGGYFILLFIVALIWSKKNKFADARWLQWASLWTIPLAYIAGQAGWIVAEVGRQPWAIQDILPTSASVSKLATSSVQTTFFVFLFLFTVLLIAEIGIMVKAIKKGPERG
- a CDS encoding DUF4492 domain-containing protein yields the protein MKREPIYIRIYHFYLEGFREMKLGKTLWLIILVKLFILFFILKLFFFPNYLGKFDEDSAKAEHVSDELTGRAITP
- a CDS encoding Gfo/Idh/MocA family protein, coding for MSNISRRSFLQRGAAAAAAFSIVPGSILGKSHGYVAPTDKLNIAAVGIGGMGNANLKNMEKTENIVALCDIDWKYSKGVFERHPNAKKYWDYRKMYDEMGKSIDAVLIATADHTHAMITADAMTMGKHVYTQKPLTHSVYESRLLTKLAASTGVATQMGNQGSSAEGTDLVCEWIWNGEIGDVYKVECATNRPIWPQGLNTPEKADKIPSTLNWDLFSGPAEVKPYNHIYHPWNWRGWWAYGTGALGDMACHIMHQPFKALKLGYPTRVEASSTLLLRDCAPNAQHVKFIFPARENMPKLAMPEVEVHWYDGGMMPDRPKGFPEGKELMGPGGGLTIFHGTKDTLICGCYGQEPFLLSGRVPNAPKVCRRVANAMSGGHEQDWIRACKESASSRVQTKSNFLEAGPFNEMVVMGVLAVRLQALNKTLEWDGQNMQFTNIKDNEEIKICIKDGFTIKDGHPSFNKDWTDPVNAKQFANELIKHNYRQGWKLPDMPR
- a CDS encoding 3-keto-disaccharide hydrolase, producing the protein MKKSVLLASAAIMMCYFTSCGGGKKTEEAAAPAEEAKTEAAVPEYKLMNDLPTVDLSTFPKDADGKVTLFDGKSFNGWRGYDRTDVPAAWEVVDGTIHIKGSGAGEAGAKDGGDLVFAHKFKNYEFEFEWKVGKGSNSGVLYMIQEVEGQPSYISAPEYQVLDNANHPDAKLGKDGNRQSASLYDMIPAKPQNSKPFGEWNKGKIMCYKGTVVHYQNDEPVVEYHLWTQQWKEMLDNSKFSKDKWPLAYELLLNCGGENKEGFIGFQDHGDDVWYRNITIKELD
- a CDS encoding RNA polymerase sigma factor; the encoded protein is MKMEETNAHLIEGCRRGNRTAQLALYKQFAGRLYVACLRIVGNTSEAEEAMQDAFLKIFTRLDQYQDGQCFEAWMHRIAVHTAIDYVRRQTPDWEELSDNYTEPDDDGPDEEEIRYSVAQVKEACKKLPAGYRVILSLYLFEGYDMEEIASILKIQPPSVRSQYLRAKRKLLDIIAANKENG
- a CDS encoding NigD1/NigD2 family lipoprotein, coding for MKTLKSFMLLVGILLGSTVFYSCLDDDDAYSEFWRDSVQAIVTVKPLSDNSYYMQLDDSTTLFPTNSYMPENLKEIRAFVIYKNDEKKTEGYDQSVQLLRMDTLLTKQVAPDLGAENDSYYGTDMLALNGGSIWSKSGVWIEDGYITFDFYIQRGYNDNVKHFINLVQTNSADPYELEFRHNAYGNIDSSLRPSAGLVSFKLDKLPSTEGKTVKLKIKYKSFVSNDYNTVELDYKSKDTEDTEE
- the lpxB gene encoding lipid-A-disaccharide synthase, with product MKYFLIAGEASGDLHASNLMAALKEQDAEADFRFLGGDLMQAVGGTLVKHYRDMAFMGFIPVLLNLGTILDNMKACQEEIRQYRPDVVILIDYPGFNLKIAKYVKKQLGVPVYYYISPKIWAWKKYRIKDFRRYVDRMFCILPFEVEFFRSLDYPVDYVGNPSVDSVAYYREKQMVGPDTFREDEGLDCRPVLALLAGSRRQEIKDNLPTMLKVAAAYPGYQPVIAGAPGLELGYYKQYIGDADVKIVFGKTYPLLSHSDAALVTSGTATLETALFRVPQVVCYYVAAGRVASFIFRHFFHTKYISLVNLIAGREVVQELFGVRFSYSQIHDELGRVLNDPAYRNRMLDGYDEMIRLLGKPGASRRTAELIYQSLKH